One segment of Stenotrophomonas sp. SAU14A_NAIMI4_8 DNA contains the following:
- a CDS encoding decarboxylase: MKAGRFHPAQILAGVLCLCTAVLAHAQVDPAPAADGTPFGAWRNLQTETGYEPAQRNLAFAMLPQAATRGDRFAILDREGRRTVCCLQVASPSLGVNALREQYHLPAVWVADLSNLHSAARPYVPHVYAMQRVDELIDYRFADVPGAYSDLGGLLLPEGAAVDAAGTTVRWGQAQYQLKFQRLPQADEEGALDRYTLQLLPAGTPLQVEVPFGTY, encoded by the coding sequence ATGAAGGCAGGCAGGTTCCACCCGGCGCAGATCCTGGCAGGCGTGCTGTGCCTGTGCACGGCAGTGCTCGCCCACGCGCAGGTCGACCCGGCCCCGGCGGCCGATGGCACCCCATTCGGTGCCTGGCGCAATCTGCAGACCGAAACCGGCTACGAGCCGGCGCAGCGCAACCTCGCCTTTGCCATGCTGCCGCAGGCGGCCACCCGCGGCGACCGGTTCGCGATCCTGGACCGCGAGGGCCGGCGCACGGTGTGCTGCCTGCAGGTGGCCAGTCCATCGCTGGGGGTCAATGCACTGCGCGAGCAGTACCACCTGCCTGCCGTATGGGTGGCCGATCTGAGCAATCTGCACAGCGCCGCGCGACCGTATGTGCCGCATGTGTATGCCATGCAGCGGGTGGACGAGCTGATCGACTACCGCTTCGCCGATGTGCCTGGCGCGTACAGCGATCTGGGCGGCCTGCTGCTGCCCGAAGGTGCCGCGGTGGATGCTGCGGGCACGACCGTGCGCTGGGGCCAGGCGCAGTACCAACTGAAGTTCCAGCGTCTGCCGCAGGCCGATGAGGAAGGCGCGCTGGACCGTTACACGCTGCAGTTGCTGCCTGCCGGTACGCCGCTGCAGGTCGAAGTGCCGTTCGGCACCTACTGA
- a CDS encoding CDP-diacylglycerol diphosphatase produces MFTRSLLLLYLACVAGCASTPPPPAHSDALWRVIQRDCLSERGPQGSCLQVETAADRRDVLVKDTHGDYQYLLMPLDKVSGIESPVLYRRGVPNYFAAAWRARVHSERALGQALPREVASLALNSPHGRSQHQLHIHVDCLRADVLQALDAHAAALETRWASLPVPLRGHQYQARLLPGAELTANPLNLLAHELSGVGDVGQWSLLVAGRQNVQGTPGFVLLATRLDPASGNDASAEELQDHACSVLTGAGQALERVR; encoded by the coding sequence GTGTTCACCCGTTCGTTGCTGCTGTTGTACCTTGCCTGCGTGGCTGGCTGTGCCAGCACGCCGCCGCCGCCCGCCCACTCAGATGCGCTGTGGCGGGTCATCCAGCGTGACTGCCTGAGCGAGCGGGGCCCGCAGGGAAGCTGCCTGCAGGTGGAAACCGCCGCCGACCGGCGCGACGTGCTGGTGAAGGATACCCACGGCGATTACCAGTACCTGCTGATGCCGCTGGACAAGGTGAGCGGCATTGAAAGCCCGGTGCTGTACCGGCGCGGTGTGCCCAACTATTTCGCTGCGGCCTGGCGGGCCCGCGTACACAGCGAACGGGCACTGGGCCAGGCCCTGCCGCGTGAAGTGGCCAGCCTGGCGCTGAATTCGCCGCACGGACGTTCGCAGCACCAGCTGCATATCCATGTGGACTGCCTGCGCGCCGATGTACTGCAGGCGCTGGACGCGCATGCCGCTGCGCTGGAAACCCGCTGGGCGTCGCTGCCTGTGCCCTTGCGCGGCCACCAGTACCAGGCGCGCCTGCTGCCCGGTGCCGAACTGACCGCCAATCCGCTGAACCTGCTGGCCCATGAGCTGAGCGGCGTGGGCGATGTCGGCCAGTGGAGCCTGCTGGTGGCGGGCCGGCAGAACGTGCAGGGTACGCCCGGTTTCGTGCTGCTGGCGACCCGACTGGATCCGGCCAGCGGCAACGACGCCAGCGCCGAGGAACTGCAGGACCATGCGTGTTCGGTACTGACCGGCGCCGGCCAGGCGCTGGAGCGGGTGCGCTAG
- a CDS encoding amidohydrolase family protein, whose protein sequence is MLRSRPLSLAILVAVAPLSASAAERADLLIRNATVVDVEHARSLPGQSVVIRGDDIVAVGPDAQLRSQWSASRQIDAAGKYLIPGLWDMHVHFGGGPALVEENKALLPLYIAHGITTIRDCSGDLPEQVLQWRGQIADGTLFGPRLLSSGAKIEGIKPVWKGTIEVGDKAQVDQAITQLQHDKVDFVKITDSTLKPDLFLYSATAARNAGLKASGHIPMALTVEQAVDAGLASIEHLDYAFKAGSKDEAQIAADFGAGRIDRAEANRRLDASFDRDTAMHAYRDFAKRGVFVTPTLNGGRILDFLDQDDHANDPYLAYIGPGLRATYTWRVERAAKATPAQIEARHAQYQQVAAVLPMLQEAGVTIIAGTDAGFLNSYNFPGIALHQELQLFVKEGLSAPQALSAATRSGPAWFGQMDRYGGVAAGKAADLVLLTANPLQDIAATQKIDSVILRGDVYDRAVLDKMLADTRAKVAAWNAQSSKPD, encoded by the coding sequence ATGCTCCGTTCCCGCCCCTTGTCCCTTGCGATCCTTGTTGCTGTCGCGCCGCTGTCGGCGTCTGCGGCCGAACGTGCTGATTTGCTGATCCGCAATGCCACCGTGGTCGATGTCGAGCACGCGCGCAGCCTGCCCGGGCAGAGCGTGGTGATCCGTGGTGATGACATCGTGGCGGTGGGCCCCGACGCGCAGCTGCGCAGCCAATGGAGCGCCAGCCGCCAGATCGATGCCGCCGGCAAGTACCTCATCCCGGGCCTGTGGGACATGCACGTGCACTTCGGCGGCGGCCCGGCGCTGGTGGAGGAAAACAAGGCGCTGCTGCCGCTGTACATCGCCCACGGCATCACCACCATTCGTGATTGTTCGGGCGATCTGCCGGAACAGGTGCTGCAGTGGCGCGGGCAGATTGCCGACGGCACCCTGTTCGGGCCGCGCCTGCTCAGTTCAGGAGCGAAGATCGAGGGCATCAAGCCGGTGTGGAAGGGCACTATCGAAGTCGGTGACAAGGCGCAGGTCGATCAGGCAATCACGCAGCTGCAGCACGACAAGGTCGATTTCGTGAAGATCACCGACAGCACGCTGAAGCCGGACTTGTTCCTGTACTCGGCCACCGCCGCGCGCAACGCCGGTCTGAAGGCATCCGGCCATATTCCGATGGCGCTGACGGTGGAGCAGGCGGTGGATGCCGGATTGGCGTCCATCGAGCACCTGGATTACGCCTTCAAGGCCGGCAGCAAGGATGAGGCACAGATCGCTGCCGATTTCGGTGCGGGCCGCATCGATCGCGCCGAGGCCAACCGCCGCCTGGATGCCAGCTTTGACCGCGATACCGCAATGCACGCCTATCGCGACTTTGCCAAGCGCGGTGTATTCGTGACCCCGACACTCAACGGCGGGCGCATCCTGGACTTCCTGGACCAGGATGACCATGCCAATGATCCCTACCTGGCCTACATCGGCCCCGGTCTGCGCGCGACCTACACCTGGCGCGTGGAGCGTGCGGCCAAGGCCACCCCGGCGCAGATCGAAGCACGCCATGCGCAGTACCAGCAGGTGGCCGCGGTGCTGCCGATGCTGCAGGAAGCGGGGGTGACGATCATTGCCGGCACCGACGCGGGCTTCCTCAATTCGTACAACTTCCCCGGCATCGCCCTGCACCAGGAGCTGCAGTTGTTCGTGAAGGAAGGGCTGAGCGCACCGCAGGCGCTGTCGGCGGCTACCCGTTCCGGCCCGGCGTGGTTCGGGCAGATGGATCGATACGGTGGCGTGGCCGCGGGCAAGGCGGCCGATCTGGTGCTGTTGACCGCCAACCCGCTGCAGGACATCGCGGCAACGCAGAAGATCGACAGCGTGATCCTGCGCGGGGATGTGTATGACCGCGCCGTGCTGGACAAGATGCTGGCCGATACCCGCGCCAAGGTGGCCGCGTGGAATGCGCAGTCGAGCAAGCCCGACTGA
- a CDS encoding I78 family peptidase inhibitor, with the protein MTAIRLSLLLPASALLLSACVSTPGPQVSGSGQCNASALGWAVGQPADEANMRRLSRESGAGLVNPIGPNTITTKDIRPDRLRVYVDKDNIITAARCE; encoded by the coding sequence ATGACCGCCATCCGCCTGTCCCTGCTGCTGCCCGCCTCGGCCCTGCTGCTGTCGGCCTGTGTCAGCACGCCCGGCCCGCAGGTAAGCGGCAGCGGCCAATGCAACGCCAGCGCACTGGGCTGGGCCGTCGGGCAGCCGGCCGACGAAGCCAACATGCGCCGCCTGTCACGCGAGAGCGGCGCCGGCCTGGTCAACCCGATCGGGCCGAACACGATCACCACCAAGGACATCCGCCCCGACCGCCTGCGCGTGTACGTGGACAAGGACAACATCATTACCGCCGCCCGCTGCGAATGA
- a CDS encoding response regulator transcription factor, whose product MTDSLAPIGVLVVDDHPLLRDGLAALLGAHADLRLLGEAADGEEAVARYQQLQPDVVLMDLQMPRLDGVEAIVRIRALDPRARIIVLTTYRGDVRAVRALQAGASAYLLKDMLRHELVDTIRTVADGRRAAIPAEVAASIAAHVVEDRLSPRETEVLRHVASGLSNKRIGERMQISEQTVKAHMKSLMDKLGVGDRTHAVTQALRRGIISLDDGNP is encoded by the coding sequence ATGACTGATTCCCTTGCCCCCATCGGCGTACTGGTGGTCGATGACCACCCCCTGCTGCGCGATGGCCTGGCCGCCCTGCTGGGCGCGCATGCCGACCTTCGCCTGCTGGGCGAAGCCGCAGACGGCGAGGAAGCCGTTGCCCGCTACCAGCAGCTGCAGCCGGACGTGGTGCTGATGGACCTGCAGATGCCACGCCTGGATGGCGTGGAAGCCATCGTGCGGATCCGCGCGCTCGATCCGCGCGCGCGCATCATCGTGCTGACCACCTACCGCGGCGACGTGCGTGCGGTGCGCGCACTGCAGGCCGGCGCCAGTGCCTATCTGCTGAAGGACATGCTGCGCCACGAGCTGGTGGATACCATCCGCACCGTCGCCGACGGCCGCCGCGCGGCCATTCCGGCCGAAGTGGCCGCCAGCATCGCCGCGCACGTGGTGGAAGACCGCCTGTCGCCGCGGGAAACCGAAGTACTGCGTCACGTGGCCAGCGGCCTGTCCAACAAGCGCATCGGCGAGCGCATGCAGATCTCCGAGCAGACCGTGAAAGCGCACATGAAGAGCCTGATGGACAAGCTGGGGGTGGGCGACCGCACTCACGCGGTCACCCAGGCCCTGCGCCGCGGCATCATCAGCCTGGACGACGGCAACCCGTAA
- a CDS encoding amidohydrolase family protein encodes MTLQFVHGGVDRHGAPLHFHIRDGQLQAINAAGGAAEGAESVNLAGFTLLPGLVDGHIHLDKSFVGDRWHPHQPVASLRERLAVEKAAVAAAAPMVERAEALIRQCSAFGTVAMRCHVDIDGSTGLQHLQAVREAADRCADIMQIQLVAFPQAGVMSCPGTAEVLRQALDAGVQVLGGIDPTTLDGDAEAQLALLFGLAERHAVRLDIHLHEPGETGLAQLLRIAARTQAAGLQGRVAVSHAYALGEVPLARALQVGEALARAGVAIMSNAPGDHPFPPLRALHDAGVRVFAGNDNIRDCWWPYGNGDLLQRAMLLGYRSGFYTDADLDLALDMVTTHAAQVIGLPQYGIGEGLPATFVAVRADHGPAAVAGVPVERRVVVQGRWL; translated from the coding sequence ATGACCCTTCAGTTCGTGCATGGTGGCGTCGACCGCCACGGGGCGCCGCTGCACTTCCACATCCGTGACGGCCAGCTGCAGGCGATCAACGCAGCGGGCGGCGCGGCAGAGGGGGCGGAAAGCGTCAATCTGGCCGGTTTCACCCTGTTGCCGGGGCTGGTCGATGGCCATATCCATCTGGACAAGAGCTTCGTCGGTGACCGCTGGCACCCGCACCAGCCGGTAGCCAGCCTGCGCGAGCGCCTGGCCGTGGAAAAGGCCGCCGTCGCCGCGGCCGCGCCCATGGTCGAGCGTGCCGAGGCGCTGATCCGCCAATGCAGTGCCTTCGGCACCGTGGCCATGCGCTGCCATGTGGACATTGATGGCAGTACCGGCCTGCAGCATCTGCAGGCGGTACGCGAAGCGGCCGACCGCTGCGCGGACATCATGCAGATCCAGCTGGTGGCGTTCCCGCAGGCCGGGGTGATGTCCTGCCCGGGCACCGCCGAGGTGCTGCGGCAGGCCCTGGACGCTGGCGTGCAGGTGTTGGGCGGCATCGATCCGACCACGCTGGACGGTGATGCGGAAGCACAGCTTGCCCTGTTGTTCGGCTTGGCCGAGCGCCACGCCGTGCGCCTGGACATCCATCTGCATGAGCCGGGCGAAACTGGACTGGCGCAGTTGCTGCGGATTGCCGCGCGCACCCAGGCCGCTGGCCTGCAGGGCCGGGTGGCGGTCAGCCATGCCTATGCGCTGGGCGAAGTGCCGCTGGCGCGTGCGCTGCAGGTGGGCGAGGCGCTGGCCCGCGCGGGCGTGGCGATCATGAGCAATGCACCGGGCGACCACCCGTTCCCGCCGTTGCGTGCGCTGCATGATGCCGGGGTACGGGTGTTTGCCGGCAACGACAACATCCGCGATTGCTGGTGGCCCTACGGCAATGGTGATCTGCTGCAGCGGGCGATGCTGCTGGGTTACCGCTCGGGGTTCTACACCGATGCGGATCTGGATCTGGCGCTGGACATGGTGACCACCCATGCCGCACAGGTGATCGGATTGCCGCAGTACGGCATTGGCGAAGGGCTGCCGGCGACGTTCGTGGCAGTGCGCGCGGACCACGGCCCGGCGGCGGTGGCGGGCGTACCGGTCGAACGGCGCGTGGTCGTGCAGGGGCGGTGGTTGTAG
- the dld gene encoding D-lactate dehydrogenase, with protein sequence MSGDDAVLQQLRQAVGRRHVLTGDKATRRFRRGYRFGEGPVLAVVRPGTLLELWHVLQAAVQGGAAIILQAANTGLTGGSTPDGDDYGRPIVLVSTLRLTGIQLLNEGRQVLCLPGATLDRLEQTLAPLGREPHSVIGSSCIGASVLGGVCNNSGGALVRRGPAYTELALYAQVDAQGRLQLVNHLGIALGDTPEQILQRLQDGQYSAADVGDGDGRAASDQRYSDDVRQVDADTPARFNADPGRHFEAAGSAGKLAVFAVRLDTFEKEAAEVFYIGSNHTATLTAIRRQLLTGFERLPIAGEYIHRDAYDIGERYGKDTFLLIDRLGTARVPAAFALKSRVDGWFERIGLRGVTDRVMQTLTTLLPSHLPPRMGEFRQRFEHHLLLKVSAQDAAETERWLRECFANHEGGFFRCTAEEGRKAFLHRFAVAGAAVRYREVHRAQVQDIVALDIALRRDDAEWFETLPADIDGRLLHKLYYGHFLCHVFHQDYIARKGEDPMAIEHAMWALLDQRGAEYPAEHNVGHLYPAKPALAAFYRSLDPSNTFNPGIGHTSKAKGWGGCDCAGSVESSLLD encoded by the coding sequence GTGAGCGGCGATGACGCGGTGCTGCAGCAGCTGCGCCAGGCGGTCGGCCGCCGCCATGTACTGACCGGCGACAAGGCCACCCGCCGTTTCCGCCGCGGCTACCGTTTCGGTGAAGGCCCGGTGCTGGCGGTGGTGCGCCCCGGTACGCTGCTGGAACTGTGGCACGTGCTGCAGGCCGCGGTGCAGGGCGGCGCGGCGATCATCCTGCAGGCGGCCAACACCGGCCTGACCGGCGGCTCGACCCCGGATGGCGATGACTATGGGCGCCCGATCGTGCTGGTCAGCACACTGCGGCTGACCGGCATCCAGCTGTTGAACGAAGGCCGCCAGGTACTGTGCCTGCCCGGTGCCACCCTGGACCGCCTTGAGCAGACGCTGGCGCCGCTGGGGCGCGAACCGCATTCGGTGATCGGTTCGTCCTGCATTGGTGCCTCGGTGCTGGGCGGGGTCTGCAACAACTCCGGCGGCGCCCTGGTGCGCCGTGGTCCGGCCTACACCGAGCTGGCGCTGTATGCACAGGTCGATGCGCAGGGCCGGCTGCAACTGGTCAACCACCTGGGCATCGCCCTGGGCGATACCCCCGAGCAGATCCTGCAGCGCCTGCAGGACGGGCAGTACAGTGCGGCCGACGTGGGCGATGGCGATGGGCGCGCCGCGTCCGACCAGCGCTACAGCGACGACGTGCGCCAGGTCGATGCCGATACCCCGGCACGCTTCAATGCCGACCCTGGCCGCCATTTCGAGGCCGCCGGCTCTGCCGGCAAGCTGGCGGTGTTCGCCGTGCGCCTGGACACGTTCGAGAAAGAAGCGGCCGAAGTGTTCTACATCGGCAGCAACCACACCGCCACGCTCACCGCCATCCGCCGCCAGCTGCTGACCGGCTTCGAGCGGCTGCCGATCGCGGGGGAATACATCCACCGTGATGCCTATGACATCGGCGAGCGCTACGGCAAGGACACCTTCCTGCTGATCGACCGGCTGGGCACCGCGCGCGTGCCAGCGGCCTTCGCCTTGAAAAGCCGGGTGGATGGCTGGTTCGAGCGGATCGGGCTGCGCGGCGTGACCGACCGGGTAATGCAGACGTTGACCACGCTGCTGCCTTCGCACCTGCCGCCGCGCATGGGCGAGTTCCGCCAGCGCTTTGAGCATCATCTGCTGTTGAAGGTCTCCGCGCAGGATGCGGCCGAGACCGAGCGATGGCTGCGCGAGTGTTTCGCCAACCATGAGGGCGGTTTCTTCCGCTGCACGGCCGAAGAAGGGCGCAAGGCGTTCCTGCACCGGTTCGCGGTGGCCGGTGCCGCGGTGCGCTACCGCGAAGTGCATCGCGCGCAGGTGCAGGACATCGTGGCGCTGGATATCGCGCTGCGCCGGGATGACGCCGAATGGTTCGAAACCCTGCCGGCAGATATCGACGGACGGCTGCTGCACAAGCTCTACTACGGCCACTTCCTGTGCCACGTGTTCCACCAGGACTACATCGCGCGCAAGGGCGAAGACCCGATGGCGATCGAACATGCGATGTGGGCACTGCTGGACCAGCGTGGGGCGGAGTATCCGGCCGAGCACAACGTGGGCCATCTGTATCCGGCCAAGCCGGCGCTGGCGGCGTTCTATCGGTCGCTGGATCCGAGCAACACGTTCAACCCCGGCATCGGCCATACCTCGAAAGCGAAGGGGTGGGGCGGGTGTGATTGCGCCGGTTCGGTAGAGTCGAGCTTGCTCGACTGA
- a CDS encoding LysR substrate-binding domain-containing protein, which yields MADSAKSNRNLFELDLLRALVMVADCGSFTTAATRLHSTQSTVSQKVRRLEELAGHRLLERGHRDVHPTDAGHTLLGYARRMLDLNEELAQALAGATVETAVRIGVPEDFVNPQTTRMLAAFSRRHPQVKLEISSGLSRDLAHGFDHGELDLVLVKQRRNTRQAVHCRREPMHWIDSVRSSSLQHDPLPLVTFPPRGLYRDEMIQAVEALGLRWRIAFTSSSLSGIQGAVADGIGISLLPRRAVGREHRIIDGERSLPVIDNYELGLLHRPDADEAVRALAAELWRQVQREAE from the coding sequence ATGGCTGACAGTGCCAAATCGAATAGAAACTTGTTCGAACTGGACTTGCTGCGGGCCCTGGTGATGGTGGCGGACTGCGGCAGTTTCACCACCGCTGCCACCCGTCTGCACTCCACCCAGTCCACCGTCAGCCAGAAGGTACGGCGGCTGGAGGAGCTGGCTGGACACCGCCTGCTGGAACGCGGCCACCGCGATGTGCACCCCACCGACGCCGGCCACACCCTGCTGGGTTACGCACGGCGTATGCTTGATCTGAACGAGGAGCTGGCCCAGGCACTGGCCGGTGCCACGGTGGAAACTGCGGTACGCATCGGCGTGCCCGAAGATTTCGTCAACCCGCAGACCACCCGCATGCTGGCCGCCTTCAGCCGTCGCCACCCGCAGGTGAAGCTGGAAATCAGCAGCGGCCTGAGCCGCGACTTGGCCCATGGTTTCGACCATGGCGAGCTGGATCTGGTGCTGGTGAAGCAGCGCCGCAACACCCGCCAGGCGGTGCACTGCCGGCGCGAGCCGATGCACTGGATCGACAGTGTGCGCAGCAGCAGCCTGCAGCACGATCCGCTGCCGCTGGTCACCTTCCCGCCGCGCGGGCTGTACCGCGACGAGATGATCCAGGCGGTGGAGGCGCTGGGGCTGCGCTGGCGCATTGCGTTCACCAGTTCCTCGCTCAGCGGCATCCAGGGCGCGGTGGCCGATGGCATCGGCATCAGCCTGCTGCCGCGCCGCGCGGTGGGCCGCGAGCATCGCATCATCGATGGCGAACGCAGCCTGCCGGTGATCGACAACTACGAGCTGGGGTTGCTGCACCGCCCCGACGCAGACGAAGCCGTACGCGCACTGGCCGCCGAACTCTGGCGCCAGGTGCAGCGCGAAGCGGAGTAG
- a CDS encoding ankyrin repeat domain-containing protein, whose product MRIHRCRRCPTLGRLLLLCVLAMLASACSASTGAADVRLREAAARGDAAAVRVALEGGAQLEARDAQGRTALLLATHGNRLEAARVLIDAGADVNAKDTMQDSAYLYAGARGLDEILALTLAHGADLRSTNRYGGTALIPAAERGHVPTVRMLLRAGVAVDHVNRLHWTALLEAILLGDGGPRHVQIVQLLLEAGADPHLADGDGVTPLAHARQRGYTAIETLLRQHGATH is encoded by the coding sequence ATGCGCATCCATCGTTGCCGCCGCTGTCCCACGCTCGGGCGTCTGTTGCTGCTGTGCGTACTGGCGATGCTGGCGTCGGCCTGCTCGGCCAGCACCGGCGCGGCCGATGTGCGCCTGCGCGAAGCCGCCGCCCGCGGTGACGCCGCGGCCGTACGGGTGGCGCTGGAGGGCGGTGCCCAGCTGGAAGCGCGCGACGCGCAGGGCCGTACGGCCCTGCTGCTGGCCACCCACGGCAACCGGCTGGAGGCAGCACGTGTGCTGATCGACGCCGGTGCCGACGTCAACGCCAAGGATACGATGCAGGACAGCGCCTACCTGTACGCCGGCGCGCGCGGGCTGGATGAGATCCTCGCGCTGACCCTGGCCCACGGTGCCGATCTGCGCAGTACCAACCGCTATGGCGGCACGGCCCTGATTCCCGCCGCCGAGCGCGGCCACGTGCCCACGGTGCGCATGCTGCTGCGCGCCGGGGTGGCCGTGGACCACGTCAATCGCCTGCACTGGACCGCGCTGCTGGAGGCCATCCTGCTCGGCGATGGCGGCCCACGCCACGTGCAGATCGTGCAGTTGCTGCTGGAGGCCGGCGCCGATCCGCATCTGGCGGACGGCGATGGCGTAACGCCGTTGGCGCATGCCCGCCAGCGCGGCTACACCGCGATCGAAACCCTGCTGCGCCAGCACGGCGCGACCCATTGA
- a CDS encoding GNAT family protein gives MCTEPLPSPIPALHPVLRRHLLHLAHGGVIVRPLHRNDLNEWLGLCVTRRAQHGFSCRPDADVQLLIGVQRSRLQFDNDQLLLGVFDASSRRLVDQLGVRLQSTQARSAELHPFCQGPWRGAERLSDTLHALCPFLFEQVGLHRLYVLLPARTPTAIASAWTEAGFAHEGVLRGQHYDGQQWQDRHLHALTAPEWRRRQGELG, from the coding sequence ATGTGTACCGAACCCCTTCCCTCTCCCATTCCCGCACTGCACCCGGTCCTGCGCCGGCACCTGCTGCACCTGGCCCACGGCGGCGTGATCGTGCGCCCGCTGCACCGCAATGACCTGAACGAGTGGCTGGGTCTGTGCGTGACACGCCGCGCGCAGCACGGCTTCAGCTGCCGCCCGGACGCCGACGTACAACTGCTGATCGGCGTGCAGCGCTCACGCCTGCAGTTCGACAACGATCAACTGCTGCTGGGCGTGTTCGACGCCAGCAGCCGTCGCCTGGTGGATCAACTGGGCGTACGCCTGCAGTCCACCCAGGCGCGCAGCGCCGAACTGCACCCGTTCTGCCAGGGCCCGTGGCGTGGTGCCGAACGCCTGAGCGACACGCTGCACGCGCTGTGCCCGTTCCTGTTCGAACAGGTGGGCCTGCACCGCCTGTACGTCCTGCTGCCGGCACGGACCCCAACGGCCATCGCATCGGCATGGACCGAAGCGGGCTTCGCCCACGAGGGCGTGCTGCGCGGCCAGCACTACGACGGCCAGCAGTGGCAGGATCGCCACCTGCACGCGCTGACCGCGCCGGAATGGCGCCGCCGCCAGGGCGAGTTGGGCTAG
- the lldD gene encoding FMN-dependent L-lactate dehydrogenase LldD codes for MIISASTDYRAAAQRRLPPFLFHYIDGGAYAEHTLKRNVSDLSDIALRQRILRNMSDLSLETELFGEKLAMPVALAPVGLTGMYARRGEVQAARAADSRGIPFTLSTVSVCPIEEVAPAIQRPMWFQLYVLRDRGFMRNALERAQAAGVTTLVFTVDMPVPGARYRDAHSGMSGPNAPLRRIGQAISHPRWAWDVGLFGRPHDLGNISAYRGHPTGLADYIGWLGSNFDPSISWKDLEWIREFWKGPMVIKGILDPDDARDAVKFGADGIVVSNHGGRQLDGVLSTARALPAIADAVQGDLKILADSGVRNGLDVVRMLALGADTVLLGRAFVYALAAQGEAGVANLLDLIAKEMRVAMTLTGARRIADIGRDSLVSLP; via the coding sequence ATGATCATTTCCGCCTCCACCGATTACCGTGCCGCAGCGCAACGCCGGCTGCCGCCGTTCCTGTTCCATTACATCGATGGCGGCGCGTATGCCGAGCACACGCTGAAGCGCAACGTTTCCGATCTGTCCGACATCGCGCTGCGCCAGCGCATCCTGCGCAACATGTCCGACCTGAGCCTGGAAACGGAGCTTTTCGGCGAGAAACTGGCGATGCCGGTGGCGCTGGCGCCGGTGGGCCTGACCGGCATGTACGCACGTCGTGGCGAAGTGCAGGCGGCACGGGCCGCGGACAGTCGCGGCATTCCGTTCACCCTGTCCACGGTGTCGGTGTGCCCGATCGAGGAAGTGGCACCGGCCATCCAGCGCCCGATGTGGTTCCAGCTGTACGTGCTGCGCGACCGCGGCTTCATGCGCAATGCGCTGGAGCGGGCGCAGGCCGCCGGCGTGACCACCCTGGTGTTCACCGTGGACATGCCGGTGCCCGGTGCGCGCTATCGTGACGCGCACTCGGGCATGAGCGGCCCCAATGCGCCGCTGCGTCGCATCGGCCAGGCCATCAGCCATCCGCGTTGGGCATGGGATGTGGGTCTGTTCGGTCGACCGCACGACTTGGGCAATATTTCCGCCTACCGCGGCCATCCGACCGGCCTGGCGGACTACATCGGCTGGCTGGGCAGCAACTTCGATCCGTCCATTTCCTGGAAGGACCTGGAATGGATCCGCGAGTTCTGGAAGGGGCCGATGGTGATCAAGGGCATCCTCGACCCGGACGATGCGCGGGATGCAGTGAAGTTCGGCGCCGATGGCATCGTGGTCTCCAACCACGGCGGCCGCCAGCTCGATGGTGTGCTGTCCACCGCGCGGGCGCTGCCGGCCATTGCCGATGCGGTGCAGGGCGATCTGAAGATCCTGGCTGACTCGGGCGTCCGCAATGGCCTGGACGTGGTGCGCATGCTGGCGCTTGGCGCCGACACGGTGTTGCTGGGGCGCGCCTTCGTCTACGCTCTGGCGGCCCAGGGCGAGGCCGGCGTAGCCAACCTGCTGGACCTGATCGCCAAGGAAATGCGGGTGGCGATGACGTTGACCGGCGCGCGCCGCATTGCCGATATCGGCCGCGATTCACTGGTGAGCCTGCCGTGA